The DNA window TGCCCTCCGCGGTCTCCCCATCGACTCGACCGAAGTCCTCGCCGAGGTCGCTGGCATTGAACACTCCCTCGAAGAGACCTCCGATAAGGCTGCTCGTCTTGGCGACATGCTCAAGATGGGTGACGACAAGCTTCTATACCGTTTCGCTCTTTGCATTCTCCTCCAGTTCTACCAGCAGATGAGTGGTTCCAACCTCGTCAGTGTCTACGCCAACGTTCTCTTCCAGAAGAACCTTGGCCTCGACGCCGAGACATCCAAGGCTCTCACTGGTGGTGCTCTGACATGGAAGTTTGCCGCCTCATTCATCGCCTTCTTCACCATTGATCGATTCGGTCGTCGTGtggtcttcatcatcagcgGTGCTGGCATGTCGGCTTGCATGATCGCCCTCGCCATCACCACCTCTTTCGGACCCGAGAACGAGCCTGCCATGATCGCTGCTGCTTGCTTCATCTACCTCTACAACACCTTTGTCCCCATCGGTTTCCTCGGTGCCAACTTCTTGTACTGTACCGAGGTTGCGCCAATCCGTCTTCGCATGGCCATGTCTTCCATCTCGACTGCCAACCATTGGCTATGGTAAGTTGTTTCTCTCGTCTTGGCTCTTGTATCACAGTTCACTAACCAACTCACAGGAACTTCATTGTTGTCATGGTTACTCCCGTTGCTCTCAACACCATCGGCTGGCAGTACTACATCGTGTACGCTGTCATTGCCGCTTGTGTTCCCATCTCGGtgtacttcttcttccccgAGACCATGGGTCGCAGCCTTGAGGAGATTGAGCTTGTCTTCAAGGAGTCGCCTTCGGTCTTTGCGACTGTCAAGTTCGCCAAGAACCGACCTCGCGAGACTCCCCAGCAATTCCTTGCTGGCAAGGAGAAGGCCGATCACTTGGAACAGGGTGAAGAGTAATGGATTAGGTTTTGGAACGGAAAGCGATTGTGTTTATGTTTGACGACATCTTGATAGACAACTAGATCTTAGAATACTAGTATGATTATGACATTGACATGCATTGTTCTTTATGTGATTGAACTGTATTTGTCATTGACTTTGTTGTGGTTTTGCGCTGCATCGCATTGAGTCGTGCGACTTGAACCATTTTAACCGGCGCGATCATCAGATCGATTGACATTTTAATTCGTGGAGGAATCAATAAACATTTTGACGCCGAAAACTAAACTCATTCGAGTTAACAATACCGAGGAATTTATGGGGGAAATCTGGAAAAATACGACGCGAACCCACACAAGCTCCAAAGCTCTCTCATGCGCACGAATCAAAAGAGTCAATTCCTCATCCCCTCGTCTTACTCCAATACGGAATT is part of the Fusarium poae strain DAOMC 252244 chromosome 4, whole genome shotgun sequence genome and encodes:
- a CDS encoding hypothetical protein (TransMembrane:12 (i12-32o69-88i100-119o125-147i159-181o193-211i276-292o319-339i346-369o375-402i423-440o446-463i)), whose product is MSVPTYLGASGKSLSILQIAAIVAPSFVLFGYNQAGIGGLLTEEDWVKTFPEIDTVNSEGAEKSAKSTLQGFVVATFVIGALIGSLSCSWTGDKFGRRNVIFAAAVCTLIGEILEASSFGLAQFIVGRVIIGLGIGQLSSIVPVWQSETSAAVNRGRQVVLTGLFICLGYVLESWINLGFFEFEHGSVTWRPPIAIAIFFSLILMASIYCFPESPRWLVLKNRSEEARHAVAALRGLPIDSTEVLAEVAGIEHSLEETSDKAARLGDMLKMGDDKLLYRFALCILLQFYQQMSGSNLVSVYANVLFQKNLGLDAETSKALTGGALTWKFAASFIAFFTIDRFGRRVVFIISGAGMSACMIALAITTSFGPENEPAMIAAACFIYLYNTFVPIGFLGANFLYCTEVAPIRLRMAMSSISTANHWLWNFIVVMVTPVALNTIGWQYYIVYAVIAACVPISVYFFFPETMGRSLEEIELVFKESPSVFATVKFAKNRPRETPQQFLAGKEKADHLEQGEE